The Terriglobales bacterium DNA segment GTTCCCCGAGAAATTTCTTCCGCTGATGATCTCCAATGCGCTGGAGAACAGGCCGATTCCTGTGTACGGCGACGGCGCACAAGAACGAGAGTGGTTGCACGTAGAGGACAATTGCCGCGCCATCTACGCCGTATTGGAGCGCGGACGGGTAGGCCAGATCTATAACATCGGGACACGCGACTCGGAGCGCAATATTGACCTGACCAAGAGACTCCTTAGAATTATTGGCAAACCGGAGACGCTCATCAGTTATGTTACCGACCGGCCGGGACACGATCGTCGCTACGCCATCGACTCGCAAAAGATACAGAGGGAACTGAATTGGCAGCCCCAAATTCCGCTCGATGAGGGATTAAGAAGCACGGTGGAGTGGTATCGCAACAACAACCCGTGGTTAACAGCCGTCTTGAAGAAGGGCACGGCAGTTGCAACTTATGCCCCCCGCACTTAGTTGGCTTGCTTAACTCGTCTCGTCGGCACCACTCGCCAGCGGGGCATCGAACCGTATGCCGACCAGGTAGTAGCCCTCTACAGAAACCACCCGCACAGATTTCGCAGAGAAGATCCGCTCGCTGCTAGCCAGGCCTGTACTTGATGGAAATGGGGCGGGAGGTACTTCGACTGAAAGCGGCACTCCGGAAGCCAAGTAGCGTCGGGTTGCAATCAGGAAACCGCCTGCACTGATGTTTACCGCTGTGGTCAGTTCAGAAACTGCCTGATCACCCTCGGTTTGCGCGCGAATATACACCGGAATAGGTAGCGAAATGCGTGGCCATTCCCTTCGCTCAGAGAAATCGCCCTTGGGTGTGGAGCTTTGCACGTCATTTTTCCAATGCGGGTAAGAGAGTGGAGTTCAAACAAACTGAGAGTTGTCAGAGACTGAAGGCTCAGCTTCAACCCCCGCGAAATATTACACTTTCCACAGGAAATCGCAATCCAGGATATGACACAATGATTGCTGTTTTTGATTCACCGGACGGTTGTTCTCTGCAGTTGACAGGTTGGACTCCTGGGCTGTAGAGTGCGCCTCAAGCCGCACGCACGCTCAATTACGCCAGTCTTCATTCGCGGAGTCTAGATGTCAGCCCTGCCAGCTAAAGTCCTGCCACAAACCGCTTCATTTCGCGACTCGAAGCCGTCGCGTAGCGAAGGTTATGAGCCCCACAGTTACAGCGAACTCCTGCAAGCGTTTGAGGACTTGCAATCACAGTACCAGCGTTGCGCTGGAGCATTAGCCGCCGCCGCGCACGATTTGCGCACTCCTCTGGCGATCGTCAGTGGATATATCGAATTGCTGTTGAGTGGCAAAGTGGGTCCGCTTAGCGAACAGCAGCGAACCATTACCGAAGATATCCGCTCCAATACCGCCAGGCTAGCGGACCTGATTTCTAATTTTCTGACCTTCAGCGCGCTGGAGACCGGAAAATTGGGCATGCGGTTCGAGTTGGGCGACCTGAATGCTTCTCTTTCTGAATTATGTAACTTGTGGCTACCGCGGTTTCAGCAAAAAAAGATCGCGTTTTATTTTTTGCTGAGCGACCAAATCACTTCTTTGGTATTCGACCAGTTGCGGGTGCAACGCGTAGTTACTAACCTCCTGGAAAATGCCTTTAAGTACACGCCCGCTGGAGGAACAGTTTGGTTGGCGTCAGAACCCTACTTGCTGGATCGCCGCAGCAGCCGCAAGGAAGTCACCGACGATCGGCGGCGAACCTTTGCTTCCACGGCAAATGGGGTGCGAGTAGTAGTTGCCGACACCGGTCCCGGAATAGCCGCCGAGTTTCATCAAGAAATTTTCAATGATTTTTTTCATATGGCAAGCTCCCAGGATGGTCCGGAAGGTATGGGGCTAGGTCTGGCAATCTGCCGCCGATTAATTCACGCGCACGGCGGAAAAATATGGGTGGAAAGCGAGCGCGGCGCCGGCAGCAAGTTCTGCTTCTTCCTGCCGCTAACGCCCGAGGATGGCGATTAGCTGGATTTGAGAGACGAATTCGACCTCGCGGCCTGCGAGTGAGCTACCCGGTCAGCTAATCTGGAAGATGATGTCGAACTGAAGAGAATACCTTTCATCCACGCCTCATCAACCCGCTTGAAGTGCCATTCGCAAGGATGATCTCTTACAAATGCTAGTAGCTGCTTCTCAGAAACACGGCCTTGTCTGTCAGTGTGCAGCCAGCTGTTTTTGAACCATTTGGAAACGGTAAAGTGGGTGGTTCCGAACAACTCTATCAAGTCATTCAGTGTGTACCCTTCCAGCAGCCGGAGGCTCCTTCCCAATTCCTCTGCCTTGCATTTCACCGCATTGTAGCTGCGGCCGATGCCGGTCCTCTTGCGCATAGTGCGCGCAATCCAGCTCACAGTGCGAACGCCAGCGTATTCTTCCAGTAAGGAAATTTCATCGGGAGTCCACCGGATGTGGCTCCACATCGTGATGCCGAGCTGCTCGGCTCGGCGTCGCAGTGCTGATTTGGGATAGCCAAGCTCATTAGACAAACGAGAAAGAGAGTGGGAAAGCTCCCGGCGATCTGAACACTGATAACAACGTTTCAGTTTTAAGTCCTTTTC contains these protein-coding regions:
- a CDS encoding PilZ domain-containing protein, with the translated sequence MQSSTPKGDFSERREWPRISLPIPVYIRAQTEGDQAVSELTTAVNISAGGFLIATRRYLASGVPLSVEVPPAPFPSSTGLASSERIFSAKSVRVVSVEGYYLVGIRFDAPLASGADETS
- a CDS encoding HAMP domain-containing sensor histidine kinase: MSALPAKVLPQTASFRDSKPSRSEGYEPHSYSELLQAFEDLQSQYQRCAGALAAAAHDLRTPLAIVSGYIELLLSGKVGPLSEQQRTITEDIRSNTARLADLISNFLTFSALETGKLGMRFELGDLNASLSELCNLWLPRFQQKKIAFYFLLSDQITSLVFDQLRVQRVVTNLLENAFKYTPAGGTVWLASEPYLLDRRSSRKEVTDDRRRTFASTANGVRVVVADTGPGIAAEFHQEIFNDFFHMASSQDGPEGMGLGLAICRRLIHAHGGKIWVESERGAGSKFCFFLPLTPEDGD